A portion of the Cryptomeria japonica chromosome 5, Sugi_1.0, whole genome shotgun sequence genome contains these proteins:
- the LOC131057399 gene encoding cellulose synthase-like protein H1 produces METNACSSGPLFEKITKKSNLYRAYVCLHFLLLLCFLSHRLLNPFHESFGLWMVAFTCELWFAFMGIILHNMAWKFVEYKTYPARLAERYSGESVSKLPAVDVIITTTDPFKEPLLITANTVLSVLALDYPVEKFACYISDDGASPITFYSLVETLSFAKKWVPFCRKFKIQTRAPFMFFSKEKESSHPDFVREWQVMKDEYEGLKRRVNTALEKKQAPPDFISHHSVDGFVYRSSDIKNHTSIVQVIHENKTIHENEADALPHLIYVAREKRPKVSHHYKAGAMNVMARVSALMTNAPFTLNLDSDMHVNDCRAIQHAMCFFLECKSEEECGFVQFPQVFHGGLKDDPFGSQLKLLVELAGKGSNAMQGPLYGGTCCFHRRKGLYGLPPRINQYNKKGSERQEIPDFASSSCSYEALRKAFGESHALVEAAQGVITDIPSNSHTLPSLVTKEALKIASCSYETKTAWGKVVGWMYGSTVEDVMTGLKIHGLGWHSISFQPEEPVFMGCAANTGPDTLVQQKRWATGLLEIFVNKFSFFIGIKTSIKLRQRMLYAHFCLWAICSVPAICYALLPAISLLHDKSFLPKISEVSFPIALVLFLSVYGYQLVQYILCGCSVREWWNNQFMWFIVCTSAWFIAVFDVAAKLLGLSDTVFVVTPKGSEEEENGDEGEFTIDSSPLFIMPTAILFLNLAGLIRSTVSLVGSGDKIKDRPFAEYLCSIWVVINLWRFVKGLVRKGKRGIPWSVIMKSGALAVFLYAALA; encoded by the exons ATGGAGACGAATGCCTGCAGTTCTGGTCCTCTGTTTGAGAAAATCACAAAGAAATCAAATCTTTATAGAGCTTACGTATGCCTTCACTTCCTGCTTTTACTATGTTTCCTATCCCATCGCTTACTGAATCCTTTTCATGAATCTTTTGGGCTTTGGATGGTAGCTTTTACATGTGAGCTTTGGTTTGCTTTCATGGGGATAATCCTTCACAACATGGCATGGAAGTTTGTTGAGTATAAAACATATCCAGCGAGACTTGCAGAAAG ATATAGTGGAGAATCTGTTTCCAAGCTTCCTGCTGTGGATGTAATCATCACTACAACTGATCCCTTCAAAGAGCCTTTATTGATAACTGCCAATACAGTTCTTTCTGTTCTTGCACTTGATTATCCAGTAGAAAAATTTGCTTGTTATATCTCAGATGATGGTGCCTCTCCCATCACTTTCTACTCTCTGGTAGAAACTTTGAGCTTTGCCAAAAAATGGGTGCCCTTCTGCAGAAAGTTCAAAATACAGACCAGGGCCCCCTTTATGTTCTTCTCCAAAGAAAAAGAGTCCTCTCATCCTGATTTTGTCCGAGAATGGCAAGTCATGAAG GATGAGTACGAAGGTTTGAAGAGAAGGGTAAACACAGCACTGGAAAAGAAACAAGCTCCACCAGATTTCATTTCTCATCATAGTGTTGATGGGTTTGTGTATAGAAGCTCAGATATTAAAAACCACACAAGTATAGTACAG GTTATTCATGAAAATAAAACGATTCATGAAAACGAAGCTGATGCTTTGCCCCACCTGATATATGTTGCTAGAGAAAAACGCCCTAAGGTCAGCCATCATTATAAAGCTGGCGCCATGAATGTCATG GCAAGAGTATCagcattgatgacaaatgctcctTTCACACTTAATCTGGACTCTGATATGCATGTCAATGATTGCAGAGCTATACAACATGCTATGTGTTTTTTCCTTGAATGCAAATCTGAGGAAGAATGTGGTTTTGTACAATTTCCCCAAGTGTTCCATGGAGGTCTCAAGGATGATCCCTTTGGAAGCCAGTTGAAATTACTAGTAGAA CTCGCAGGAAAAGGATCGAATGCGATGCAAGGTCCCCTTTACGGAGGAACCTGCTGCTTTCATAGAAGAAAAGGGTTGTATGGGTTGCCTCCTCGGATTAATCAATACAACAAAAAAGGAAGTGAAAGACAAG AGATTCCAGATTTTGCATCCTCTTCTTGCTCTTATGAGGCTTTGAGGAAAGCATTTGGAGAATCCCATGCCCTAGTTGAAGCAGCTCAGGGAGTTATAACTGACATTCCATCTAATAGCCATACTCTTCCTTCCCTGGTTACAAAGGAGGCTTTGAAGATTGCTAGTTGCAGCTATGAAACAAAGACTGCCTGGGGCAAAGTG GTGGGATGGATGTATGGATCCACAGTTGAGGATGTTATGACAGGACTAAAAATTCATGGTCTAGGTTGGCATTCTATTAGTTTCCAGCCAGAAGAACCAGTTTTCATGGGATGTGCAGCAAACACTGGCCCAGATACTCTTGTTCAGCAGAAGAGATGGGCAACAGGACTGCTAGAAATATTTGTAAACAAATTCTCTTTTTTCATTGGAATCAAAACAAGTATTAAACTGAGGCAGAGGATGCTTTATGCTCATTTCTGCCTATGGGCAATTTGTTCAGTACCGGCAATCTGCTATGCTTTACTTCCTGCTATCAGTCTACTACATGACAAATCGTTCCTGCCCAAG ATTTCAGAGGTTTCTTTTCCAATTGCACTTGTACTCTTCCTTTCAGTATATGGATATCAGCTTGTGCAATACATTCTTTGTGGGTGTTCTGTCAGAGAGTGGTGGAATAACCAATTCAtgtggttcattgtgtgcacatcTGCATGGTTCATTGCAGTGTTTGATGTTGCAGCAAAGTTGTTGGGATTGTCCGACACAGTTTTTGTTGTGACTCCAAAGGGGTCAGAGGAAGAAGAGAATGGTGATGAGGGCGAGTTTACAATTGATTCCTCTCCACTGTTCATCATGCCCACTGCAATATTATTCTTAAACTTAGCAGGTCTTATTCGGAGCACCGTTTCACTTGTGGGTAGTGGAGATAAGATCAAAGACAGGCCATTTGCAGAGTATTTGTGCAGTATTTGGGTAGTAATCAATCTTTGGCGGTTTGTGAAAGGATTGGTTAGAAAGGGCAAGAGAGGCATTCCTTGGAGTGTTATCATGAAATCTGGTGCTTTGGCTGTTTTCTTATACGCTGCACTGGCCTAA